The genomic stretch GCGTCCAAATCACGAAAGAGGCCGGCGGCGACGCCGACGGTTCCGGGGACACGAACGAGGCGGAGGCCGACGACGAGGCGGTCGAGATCCTCGAAGAGCTGGACGTGCGCGATCTGCCGCCGGCCCAGCGCCACGAGCGTATCTTCGCCGCGTACGACGACCTGACGGAGGGAACGGGGTTCGTGCTGGTCAACGACCACGACCCCAAACCGCTGTACCACCAGTTCGAGGCCGAGACGGGGCCGGAGTTCCGCTGGGAGTACCGACAGAAAGAGCCCGGGGAATTCAGAGTGCTGATCGGGAAGACGAGAGTGGCCGGCAGCGAACCGTCCAGCGGGAAAGAAGCGGCCGGCGACGCGTCGAACGCGCCGTTCTGACGGTCGCCGACGTGCTCGTCGAGGCGGAACCGATCCCGACACGGAGACGGTCGCCGTCACGTTCTCCTCCCAGAGCGAGTCGACTCGCCGGGCGCATCCCACGATCGGATGCAACTCACCGATGTGTCTCTCCCCGAGAACCGATACAGATGACTCGCGGTCTGTCCGGCGGCCGAGGGGCGTTACACCTGCGTATCGTAGCCGGCAACACGAACGTAATCGGGAGAATATATACCACTCGGCCGTGCTTACCCTCCCTCATGAGTCTCGAACCGGCCGAGGCGGATCGTCGGCTCGATGTCCGGGAGATCGACGGCGAACCGTTCGGCGACATCATGGCTGCCGTACAGGAACTGGAGGACGACGAGTCGCTGCTCTTGATCAACAGTTTCGAGCCCGAACCGCTGTACGACGTGCTCGAACAGCGCGGGTTCACCTACGAGGCGGCCAACCCGGAACCCGATCTCTGGCACGTCGAAGTCGAACACGCCTGAGCCGTCGATCCGTCCGGGAGTGACCTTCTTCGGGGTTCCCGGACACGACGGTACGCACCTATACGATGTGGAGTCCGTCCCCCCGGTCGACGAGCGCGTCCACGTCGGGCTGGTGATCGTCGCCAGTGGTCTCGAAATCAACCGGGCGCGCTCACTCTCGACGTATCTCCAGGTAGGTGGTGTACTCCTTGCGGAGGAGGCGTCCGCGCTCGCTCTCGATGGCGAGCAGTTCGTGTGGCGTCTGCGCCGCGAGCTGTGGATACTCTCGTTTGGCTCGTCTGTCGGTGCTCCGGATGACCAGTACGGCACCGTCCGGCAAGTCTTCGAGCGCCCGCTGTACCCGAGCGATCCCGCTCGCACAGCCACGACCTCGGTTGTCGACGGTCATCTCCGGCTCGACATCCGGCGCGGTGTCGGGGATCGTCGGTTCAGACATCGCTCGTCACCTCCGTGTGCGGTTCGTCGTCCGTCGGTTCGTTCTCTCCGGGGTCGCTCTCGCCGAGGCCGTCGAGTTCACACACGCCTTCTATCGGCGAACAGGCCCGCCACATGGGGCAGAGCTTGAACATAACGACCAGCAGACCGATACACCCCACCTTCGCGAGGACGGCCACGCCGACGCCGCTCCCGAGATAGGACGTGACGGCGGTTCCCAGACTGTCTACGGCCTGGAAGAGGCCAGTCACGAGCAGCGTCGGGACGATGAACCGAACCGCCCACCGAAACCGTTCGAGCTGTTGGCCCGCCGCCCGGACGACGCCGATCGTCGGCCGCTTCTGTCCGGTCGGAACGGCGACGAAGATGTTCCACACCGCGCCGCCGACCCACACCGCAAACGCCGTGAGGTGAAGTATCCGAACGCCCGCGGCGACCGGGTCGAGACCGCGCATCGCGACGTCTGCGGTGGCCGTAGCGAGACGCCCCCGTGTAACGTCCCGGCCCCCGAACAACCCCCCAGTCCGCCGTCCGGATCGAACGCGACCGCCGTCAGGCCACCAGCTTCTGTCGCAGCTCCCGTTCGTCGACGCGGAACTTGAACGCCGGCCGGTCGTCGACGAGCACGTAGGGGACGCGGTCGCCGTACTCCTCGCGCAGCGACGCCTCGTCGACGTCGACGACTTCGATGTCGACCGACCGAGCCACCGACTCGGCCACCGTCCGTATCGTCCGGAGCGCGTCGTCACAGAGGTGACACTCCTCCCGGGTGTACACTGTCACTGTCGTGTCCGCCATCGTCTCGGTGTTGGTCCAGCGGGGTGAAAATCGATGCGATGGCCCGGCCACTGGACGCGCGTCGCCGAGAGCCAGCGGACCGTCGCTCCCTCGCCCGGCAGTACAGTTATCTGCGACGCGTGATAACCGATCGGTCACGATCCGTTCGTCGCCGCTCAACTATGATCTCGTACTGCCACAGCAACGTCGGTCAGCAGCGTTCCGAAAACGAGGATGCGTCCCGCTGTGCGTCGCTCGACGACGGGCGGGAACTCGTCGTCGTCGCCGACGGCATGGGGGGCCACCCGAAGGGTGCCGAGGCGAGTGCAACGGCTGTCGAGCGACTGTTCGAAACGGTCACCTCGGAGACGCCCGAAGACGACGGGCCAGAGGCCGTGCTCGAACGCGGCTTCCGGGCCGCACACGACGCCGTGACCGATCTCGCGGCGGGCGAGCGCAAGACGCCGGGGACGACGCTCGTCGCCGCACTCGTCGCGGACGACACCGCGACGATCGCCAACGTCGGAGACAGCCGCGCCTACTACGTCGACGACGCACTCCGGCAGGTGACCACCGACCAATCGCAGGTCCAGGAACTCGTCGAGGCGGGCGAGATCACGCCCGAAGAGGCCACGAACCACCCGATGAGCCACGTGCTGTCCCAGGCGGTCGGGACCGCCGACGACCTCGACGTCGACCTGTACACGCAGTCGCTCTCGGAGGGGTGGCTCCTGCTCTGTACGGACGGGCTCACCGATCCCGTTCCGGAGGACACGATCGAGGCGACCTGTCTCGACGCCGCGTCGCTCGAATCCGCGGGGACGGCTCTGATCCGGGAAGCCAACGACCGAGGCGGACCGGACAACGTCACCGTCGGTCTCTGCCGGACCGAAACGGCGTAGGCCACACTGCGGTGTCCGTTTCGTCGCCGCCTCGGGGACAGCGTCCGTCGGCAGTTCGCCGCCCCGGAGTGGCCGATGCCGTACACTCACAGCGCCATCTCATACGGTGTATCGTCGTTGCGTACCGGCGATCGTCGCCACGGGGGTCGACGACACCGGTCTATCGTTCCACTCGCCAGTCTCAGTCGGCGACGAAACAGAGCCCGTCAGCGGCGGCGGGGTAGCCGGTCGTCCCGTAGCCGTCTTCGGCCAGCCGTTCGAAGGCGGCCCGCACGATGTGTGGGCCGAAGTCGTGTTCGTCGACGACCGCGTGGTGCTGGACGACTTCGGTCATCGGGTCGTCGACGTAGTCGTCGCGCAGGACCTCGATGCAGTCGGCGACGCGCTCGCTGTCCACCGCACGCGTGAACAGATCGACGTTCTCGGAGACGAGGCGGTCGTTTCGGTCGTAGATCAGCTCGTTGGACTGGATGTCGACCAGACAGACGCTCACCTGCTGGTCGAACCGGGACCGCGCGGCGTCCTCGTTCTGGACGAACGCTTCCACGTCGTCGGTCCAGCCGGTGGGTGAGGCGATGCCGATCAGGTGGGTCGTGTCGTTCGACTCGGCGCGGGCGACCGTCTCGTTGACGACATCGATGAGGTCGTCGATGCCCGCGGGCCGCGCGTCGAAGCCGTTCACGGCGAAGGCTTCGAGGTTGGCGGCGACGACGGCCTCGACGACCAGTTTCGTCTCCGAGAACGCGACGAACTTGTTCGTCCGCACGCGGTAGGTCGAGAACCGTCCGACCGGGTACCGATCGGCCGTGGTCTCGTCGTCCAGTACGTCTGCGACGATCGATCGGTGGTCCCCGGTGAAGTGTCGGCGTCGATCCTCCCAGAACCCCTCCGGGATCTCGAAGCGATCGCCACCGGGGAGCGTCAGGTGGGTCGCCTCCTCGACGGAGGTCTCGAACCGCGTGACGTAGTCCATCTCGTACAGCCGCGCCACTTGCGCGCGGATCGCCTTCCCGTCGGGCTCCTCGCGCTGACTCCGGACGGACTCGGCGATCTCTCCGACGCGCTCGTCCAGCTCGTCGACTCGGTCGACCCGCTGTTCGGCCGTCGCGACCCGTTCTTCGAGGTCGCCGAACTCCCGGTCCAGTCGATCCCCGGTCGTCTCCAGGCGCTCGCGTTCGTTCCGTAACCGCTGGATTTCGGCGCTGAGATCGCCTTTCCGCTCCGAGAGGCGGTCGAGTTCGTCTTCGAGCAGCGACGCGGCTTTCGACGCGGCCTCGTCCTGTAGCTCCTGGCGGGTCTCCTCGCGGGCCGCCTCCAGCTGCTCGATCTGTGCTTCGAGGTCGTCTTCCAGCGTCGAGATCGTGTCGAGTTTCTCCGAGATCTCTCGTCTGTCCGCGGAGCGTTGCTCCGAGAGGGTCGCGATCTGGTCTTTGATCTCGTCGAGCTCGCCTTCGACGGCGTCCGTGTCGACGCCGCCGGTCGCCATCTCCGACTGGAGTCGGCTCATCTCGGTCCGGAGGGATCGCTCTTGCTCCTGGAGGCTGTGGTGGACCGTCTCCGAGAGCGACTCCAGCTCGTCCCGTACCGTCGCTTCGATGGCCTCTCGCTCGGATTTCGCGTCCCGGGCCGCTTCCGCGGCACTGACGATACCCTCGATGGTGTTCGGGAGCCCGTGGTGTTTGATGTAGAGGAAGACGGCCTCGTCGGCCAGTTCGAAGAACTCCTCGAACTCCCGCTGGAAGTACGAGATCGTCGCGCCGCGGATCTCGTTTGACGACGTGTCCAGCAGCGACTCCCGGAGGTCGGCTTGCGCTTCGAGTTCCTCGGTGACGAACTGGTGGACCTTCCCGTCCTTGTTCTTGATGTTGGTCTCCAGGTTCTCCTCGTCGATCTGCTTGAACTTCCGGCGGAAGTCGTCGAACTGCCTGACGAACTCGCGTTCTCCCGCCTCGAACTGGTCGACGAACCCCTTCGACTCGGGCTCGCTCTCGCCTGCCTCCTCGATCGCCGTCGCCAGGAGCAGCTTCGCGGCCTCGAAGGAGGCCACCTCGTTCTCTTTGGTGGCCTCGGGGATCGACTCCCGGTGTTCGGGGTAGAAGTCCCACTCGTACACCTCTTTGTTCTGTTCGAGCTGGTTGTACAGGTCTCGTCGGCGCTGTGCCGAGTAGTTCGCTAGTTCGACCAGGTCCTTCTGCAAGACCTGGTGGGCCGGATACGTCAGCTCTTCGCGTTTGTCTTTGATCGTTCCCATTGTTAGGCAATCATGTACCCGATCTCCTCTTCGATGAATTCACGGAGAAACTCCGGTGCCTCTCCGAAACCGTCGATGACGACGTGGAGTCGGACGGTGTTCTGTTCTCGTTCTCGGATGTCGTACTGGATCTCGGCTCGTCCCTTCTTCGTGTAGACGGCCCAGAGACTCTCGCCGTCGGTCGTCGACCCCTGGTCGACGGCCTTTCGCTTTTTCATGATCGATTCCATCGCCCACTCGACGCGTTCGGCCTCGACGTCGTCGAACGTCTCGTCGATCGTCGCCTGGACCTGCGTCGCCTCGGTGTCGACGCGGTTCAGTTCGTACGCCGACAGCTCCTCTTCTGGCACCTTCGCCGCCAGCTGGTCGTACAGCTCGTCGATGTCGACGTCTCTCACGACGCGGGACATGCCGTCGAGGGACTCGATCGTCCCGTCCTCCCAGTTGTCGAGCAGGTACTCCGCGCGCTTTCGCTCGCGCTCGTCTTCGTAGTCGACGACGACGAGGTACGCACCGTCCTCGCTCATCTCGGTGCTGCCCTCCACTGGTCTGGGTGCTCCGTCGCGACGCCGACCGGCGTCGACCGACTCGCACACCCCTTCGTCGCGTCTCTCATCTCTCTGGCACAACGTTCCACCTCCAACTATAAACAATTTCTCCATATTGGACACAACTGTCCGTCGGAACCGATGGTCCGGACGCGACGCTTCGGTCTCCGTCGCGCTCACCCCTGTTTCGCGGTGGCGCTCGGAGGGCGTCGCGTCACTCGCCCAGGTCGATCACGTCGTCCAGCGTCCACTCGTCGTCGGCCCCTTCGAAATCGAGCGTCGGTTCGCCGTCGGCCTGTTCGAGCGGTTCGGGATCGAACGACGGACCGTCGTCCCCGTCGAACGGCCCCGGCATCGGCTCCGGGTCGAGCGACCAGTCGGGGAGGTACCGATCGTCGATCTCCAGTGCGTCTGCGACGGCGGCGAGATACTCGTCGGCCCGGCGCAACTCGACGCCGCAGTTCGCCTGTGCCCGGCTCACTCGTTGCTGTACGGCCTGGGGCGCTTCGCCCTCGACCGCACGGAGCGCGCGGACGACCTGTGTCGCGGTGAGTCGCCGCCCGTGCCTGTCGCGCCTTTCCGCTCGCTGCTCGTAGTTCTGCGTGAGCCGTGTGGCTCTCTCCTCGTGTCGTTCCCGCTCGTGGCCGTCGGCGTCGGCACCCGCCCGAAGCGTCTCCTCGAATCGCTCCTCTATAGTAACAATTGAAACGATTTACACACCGATCGCACTGCTATCGTGCGATCGGGTGTGCATTGATTTTCAATGGCTACTATAGCTCGGCCATCTCCTCACCGACGAGTTCGTACTCGACCGCCTGCTCGCGTTCGAACAGTTCGAGGCGCTTTGCCTCCAAATCGGCGTCCAACAGCCGCTCGTCACGCGCGCCGAACTCGCTCTCGATCCACTCGCCGAGTTCCTGCCGGAACATGGCACTCGGTTGCAGTGACTCCCATGTGAACTACCCCACCCTACTCGCCAGCTACCGCTGGCTCCTTGAGGGTGGGGCTTCCTGCTTCTAAGACGCGCTTTGCAGATACAAGTGTATCTACAGTGAGCGCAGTCTCCACAGGCGTTCCTTCGGAGTGTCCCACTCCTAGCTGGCTCAGACCGCGAGAGAGGATATTGATCGCCGCGTTCGAGTCTCTATCTGTCTAATACTGGCGGCTGTCCTCTCGTTCGTGTATTCCCCACCACGGGGCAGCGAAGTCGCTTTCCACGGCTGCTACGGCGTGTCGTCGACGAGATCGTCCAGCGCGTCGGCGAGGTAGACCGCCCGACTGTACCGCTCCGAGGGGGCCGGTGCGAGCGCGGTCTGTACGACCTCGTCGACCGACGACGGCAGTTCTGGGCGCAGCTCCGACGGCGGCGTCGGCAGCGACCGCTCGGCGACCGACTCGCCCTCGGCTCCCGTCGCCGTCGGCACCCGTCCGGTCAGCAGTTCGTAGAGCACCGCGCCGAGCTGATAGATGTCCGTCCGGTGGTCGAGTTCCCGGTCGGACTCGAACTGCTCGGGGGCAGCGTAGCGCGGATCGAGCGCTGCCGGATCGCTGCCGCCGCGCTGAGTCTTCGCGACGCCCCAGTCGCCGATCTTGGGGAGGTCCCACGCTGCCTCCGGCGTCGGGGCGAAGAGGACGTTTTCGGCCCGGAGATCGAAGTGCCGGACCCCGAGGTGGTGTACGTCGGCGAGGGTCTCGGCCAGCACGCTCGCGATCCACAGCCCCTCGTCGATCGCGAGCCCGTCGTCGGCGTCGCGGAGGCGCTGGCGCAGGTCGCCGCCGGTCAGACGCTCCATCGCGATCCAGGGTCGGGGAACCTTCCCCCAGTCGACGACGCTCACGACGTGGCGGTGGTCGTCACACTGGGCCCACAGCTTCCCCGCTTCGACGAACCGGTCGATCGTCGCTCCGGTCAGCGTCCCCTCGTCGGACAGGCGCTTGACCGCGAGCGCCGCGTCCGGTTCGGACTCGACTGTCGCAGCCCTGACCTCAGCGAATCCGCCGTCGCCGATGCGCTCGCCGATCGTCAGCTCGCTGTAGGTGACCGACTCGGGCAGCGACGGCTCGACCGGCTCGGGCACCCTCTCGGCGGGTCTGGCGACCGTCGTCGGGGTGTCGGGCTCGTCGTTCGCTGCGGTGTCTGGGTCCTGTGGTTCGGCTGTCTGCTGTGAGACTGCCTCGTCGATCCCGACCGCCAGGTGACACTCGCCCTCGTAGATTTCGGTCGAGTAGACCCCGACGACCGCCCGGCCCCCTTCCCCTTCCAGGCTGTGGACGAGCACCGGCTCGGACTCGACCGTCGTCGTCTCGAAATCCCTCGAGAACTGTCCTGTCGTCGTCACGAACTGCGGCGGCTCGTCGTCCGTCATCGCGTGCTCCGATGGAAACCGGCGGTTCCGACGAGGCCTGTTCCGAACGACGTTGCGAGCATTCTGTCGTCGCCACTGTTTCCGGGCCAGCGTCTCAACTCTTCCGCTTCGTGGAGAGTTCTGGTTTTAACATCGTCCACTGGTTACCCACACCATGGTCGCTAACTTCGAAAATATCGAGGCCCGGAGGTTCGTCGGGGTCGCCGTCCTCACTGTGGATGGGGTGATCGATGTCACCGAGGAGTGAGCCGTTCGGCGACCGTCGAACGGCGTCGGGCGAGCAGAGGTGTGACTCGTGAGCGACACCGACGAGGACGAAGTCCAACTCGACGAGGCCCGGGCGTTCCTCGCGACGCTGCCCGACGACCCGGCCGCCTACACCGAGGCCGACCGGTGGCGCATCGAGGAGTTGCTGCTGTCTGACAACCACGGCGTCGTCCACGTCACGGCGCAACTGGTCAGAGAGGCGACGGCACGGGACGCAGAGGCGATGGCACCGCTGGTACAACCGCTGATCGACGCGGTCGTCCACACCGACGGGCTCCGCCGTCCGGAACTGGTGGCCGCGATCGCGGAGTTCGATCGCACACGAGTCGCGGCGGCCGATCCCCAGTTCGACCGGACTCCGGTCGCGCGGGCCGACCCCGTCGGCCAGTACCACCGAACGCTGGCCGACACCGAA from Halomicrobium mukohataei DSM 12286 encodes the following:
- a CDS encoding DUF2249 domain-containing protein codes for the protein MSLEPAEADRRLDVREIDGEPFGDIMAAVQELEDDESLLLINSFEPEPLYDVLEQRGFTYEAANPEPDLWHVEVEHA
- a CDS encoding sulfurtransferase TusA family protein, with the translated sequence MSEPTIPDTAPDVEPEMTVDNRGRGCASGIARVQRALEDLPDGAVLVIRSTDRRAKREYPQLAAQTPHELLAIESERGRLLRKEYTTYLEIRRE
- a CDS encoding glutaredoxin family protein, translated to MADTTVTVYTREECHLCDDALRTIRTVAESVARSVDIEVVDVDEASLREEYGDRVPYVLVDDRPAFKFRVDERELRQKLVA
- a CDS encoding PP2C family protein-serine/threonine phosphatase, whose translation is MISYCHSNVGQQRSENEDASRCASLDDGRELVVVADGMGGHPKGAEASATAVERLFETVTSETPEDDGPEAVLERGFRAAHDAVTDLAAGERKTPGTTLVAALVADDTATIANVGDSRAYYVDDALRQVTTDQSQVQELVEAGEITPEEATNHPMSHVLSQAVGTADDLDVDLYTQSLSEGWLLLCTDGLTDPVPEDTIEATCLDAASLESAGTALIREANDRGGPDNVTVGLCRTETA
- a CDS encoding serine/threonine-protein kinase, with protein sequence MTDDEPPQFVTTTGQFSRDFETTTVESEPVLVHSLEGEGGRAVVGVYSTEIYEGECHLAVGIDEAVSQQTAEPQDPDTAANDEPDTPTTVARPAERVPEPVEPSLPESVTYSELTIGERIGDGGFAEVRAATVESEPDAALAVKRLSDEGTLTGATIDRFVEAGKLWAQCDDHRHVVSVVDWGKVPRPWIAMERLTGGDLRQRLRDADDGLAIDEGLWIASVLAETLADVHHLGVRHFDLRAENVLFAPTPEAAWDLPKIGDWGVAKTQRGGSDPAALDPRYAAPEQFESDRELDHRTDIYQLGAVLYELLTGRVPTATGAEGESVAERSLPTPPSELRPELPSSVDEVVQTALAPAPSERYSRAVYLADALDDLVDDTP